In Lytechinus variegatus isolate NC3 chromosome 12, Lvar_3.0, whole genome shotgun sequence, a single window of DNA contains:
- the LOC121425173 gene encoding F-box/WD repeat-containing protein 4-like — protein sequence MDGEQLAPQKAIMPNFLDFPVELIIAVLDYLPVRDLNRMCETCRRMREVCSRLLIWRRLGKSYVHFENSSGREVITNMESLSLREKCRIAHNWSSGFHTEHIYIRFKTGLLPWLQLTTDHLYISNMNKISRYKVQSGGRLRSLQSSKKEIKYTGHSQDVNKFVVKENNVVSGGSDGRAIVWDKASGRTIQALQSDLGSLVSIDATREIIVAGTNGGGVQMWRQSDGRGVRNVPMKDRVWSLIVDPTQRLFATGTSGNTDYTSLKVWDIATSENTPMLVCGENKRQGEGILDLIFESSNVLLSAGYDTFVRQWDIRTPRLPVMEFEEPSDNAVYCISSDNNYFIAAGYCRHGIVRFWDKRRSDICVQTIYVGGNVKSPVYSLQFNKHCLYAALSHAVYVLDFGAYKPEHENYTSPLEPLTLLSQY from the exons ATGGATGGAGAACAGTTGGCCCCGCAGAAAGCGATCATGCCCAACTTCTTGGATTTTCCAGTGGAATTAATAATAGCCGTACTGGACTATCTTCCTGTCAGGGATTTGAATCGAATGTGTGAAACCTGTAGACGCATGAGGGAGGTCTGCAGTCGGCTTCTTATCTGGAGGAGACTAGGAAAGAGCTATGTACACTTTGAGAATTCTTCAGGTCGAGAAGTGATCACAAATAT GGAAAGTTTATCGTTAAGGGAGAAATGCAGAATCGCACACAATTGGAGCTCAGGATTTCATACAGAACATATTTATATAAGATTTAAAACTGG cttgttgccatggttacagCTGACTACTGATCATCTCTACATTAGTAATATGAATAAGATCAGCCGATACAAGGTACAATCAGGAGGCAGATTACGCTCCTTACAAAGCAGCAAGAAAGAAATCAAGTACACTGGTCATTCTCAAGATGTCAATAAATTTGTGGTTAAGGAGAATAATGTTGTCAGTGGAGGAAG TGATGGTCGAGCAATTGTGTGGGACAAGGCAAGTGGAAGAACAATACAAGCCCTGCAGTCTGATCTGGGCAGCCTAGTTAGCATTGATGCTACCAGGGAGATCATTGTTGCTGGTACCAATGGTGGAGGGGTGCAGATGTGGCGCCAATCAGATGGTAGAGGGGTGCGCAATGTACCCATGAAAGACCGGGTGTGGTCTCTCATAGTAGATCCTACACAAAG GTTATTTGCCACAGGCACATCAGGAAACACTGACTATACATCACTCAAAGTGTGGGACATTGCAAC GAGTGAGAACACACCTATGTTAGTATGTGGAGAAAACAAGAGGCAAGGGGAAGGTATTCTGGATCTCATTTTCGAGTCTTCTAATGTGCTCCTATCCGCTGGATATGATACTTTTGTCAGACAATGGGATATACGTACTCCAAG ATTGCCAGTAATGGAGTTTGAAGAACCCAGTGACAATGCAGTCTATTGTATCTCATCTGATAATAATTACTTTATAGCTGCTGGATACTGTCGTCATGGTATTGTTAGATTCTGGGATAAACGCAGGAGTGACATATGTGTCCAA ACAATATATGTAGGAGGGAACGTCAAGTCACCTGTGTATAGTCTTCAGTTCAACAAACATTGTCTCTATGCAGCTTTATCTCATGCAGTCTATGTGCTTGACTTTGGTGCTTACAAACCAGAACATGAGAACTATACCAGCCCACTTGAACCTTTAACATTGCTATCACAGTATTGA
- the LOC121425256 gene encoding protein ANTAGONIST OF LIKE HETEROCHROMATIN PROTEIN 1-like encodes MVLQGLVDHRYRFMNVNFGYPGSVHDARVFSNSSLYRLGNNGALCPPIQREINGTQVPVVILGDSAYPLLPWLQKPFNDNGQLTRQKRLFNYRLSRARMVVENAFGRLKGRWRILLKRQDTHVKFLGDIVVACCILHNLCESAGENFNEELLIGVEPAQNALDGNDEQVNGDAAMIRDALLQYFADF; translated from the coding sequence ATGGTGCTGCAGGGACTGGTCGATCATCGCTACAGATTCATGAATGTGAACTTTGGATACCCGGGGAGTGTTCACGATGCTAGAGTATTTTCAAACTCAAGTTTATATCGACTTGGTAATAATGGTGCTCTGTGCCCACCCATTCAACGCGAAATAAATGGAACACAGGTCCCAGTCGTCATTCTTGGTGACAGTGCCTACCCCTTGCTGCCTTGGCTTCAAAAGCCTTTCAATGACAACGGCCAACTAACCAGACAGAAGAGGCTCTTCAACTACCGTCTGAGTCGAGCCAGAATGGTGGTGGAGAATGCTTTTGGTCGCCTTAAAGGACGATGGCGCATTCTTCTAAAACGACAGGATACACATGTGAAGTTTCTAGGAGACATTGTAGTAGCGTGTtgcattttgcacaatttgtgCGAATCCGCAGGGGAAAACTTCAATGAAGAACTCCTCATCGGTGTTGAACCTGCTCAAAATGCCCTTGATGGCAATGATGAGCAAGTCAATGGCGATGCAGCTATGATCAGGGATGCACTTCTCCAATATTTCGCAGACTTCTAA
- the LOC121425257 gene encoding uncharacterized protein LOC121425257, with the protein MAANYRRMKNWEDAEVRCFLNFWADQEVQKQLDGTVRNKKVFRDISERMNKAGFSRTPEQLRDKLKKLKKDYKDAKANNNTSGAARVQCPFYDEIHAVLGNRPSIEPQVLIDTAQESDMEEPEELEPDSNTVGQDASDNSGKTEELGLDEDEAKAIEVPPDAGPSTSTPKTNVPVKPKKRKQASSNNEEGMEMLVKRMMDDRAAAAREQREWEEEREEAHERREDRRRREEREHEIRLFQMLGAMFQHSNQQQNQQGNAVMFTPDGRSFMDM; encoded by the exons ATGGCTGCAAATTATAGGAGAATGAAGAATTGGGAGGATGCTGAGGTAAGATGCTTCCTCAATTTCTGGGCCGATCAGGAGGTCCAAAAACAACTGGACGGTACGGTTCGGAACAAGAAGGTCTTTCGAGACATCAGCGAGAGAATGAACAAGGCTGGATTCAGCCGGACACCCGAGCAGTTGCGTGATAAATTGAAAAAGCTGAAAAAAGATTACAAGGACGCCAAAGCAAATAACAACACTAGTGGGGCTGCTAGGGTACAGTGCCCCTTCTACGATGAAATCCATGCCGTGCTTGGGAATCGGCCCAGTATCGAGCCTCAG GTGCTTATTGATACTGCACAGGAGTCAGACATGGAGGAGCCAGAGGAACTGGAGCCAGATTCAAATACTGTAGGTCAAGATGCCAGTGACAACAGTGGCAAGACTGAGGAGCTTGGATTGGATGAGGATGAGGCCAAAGCTATTGAGGTCCCTCCTGATGCTGGGCCTTCAACCTCAACCCCTAAGACGAATGTACCA gTTAAACCAAAGAAGAGGAAGCAAGCATCGAGCAACAATGAGGAAGGTATGGAGATGTTGGTGAAGAGAATGATGGACGATAGGGCAGCAGCAGCGAGAGAGCAGAGAGAATGGGAGGAGGAGCGCGAGGAAGCTCATGAGAGGAGAGAGGACAGGAGAAGACGAGAGGAAAGGGAACATGAAATTCGACTTTTTCAGATGCTAGGCGCAATGTTTCAGCATTCGAACCAGCAGCAAAACCAACAAGGAAATGCCGTCATGTTCACTCCAGATGGCAGGTCGTTCATGGACATGTAG